AGGGAAACCATTACTCCTATGGGAGATAGAAATTGTAAGATGGGAGGGATTACTGTTATAGAAAACATTCCCTGTATTTCTCCAAATTCCAGGGTTCTTTCTCTTCTAAGCATTGGATCCTTGGGTAGTTCATAAAAACTAGGACTCTCTTTTCCAGGTCGCTCCCTGTCCAAGTAGGACTGAGTTGTAGAGCTTTTAAACCTGATTTTTCCCAATTATCTGACCACAAGAAGAGCTCTCCCTCTCTCTAGTGATCTTGCCAACCCTGAAGAACCCCTCTCAAATCTCTATCTGCTTTTCAGTAGCTTTAAAAGCTCCAACTAGAGCATGACTGAGTGTGGCTGCAGAGATACTCACCCCCCAACCCTGGGTCCTGCTCTGGTGCTCACTGTAACCACCAGAGAAGTAGATCCTAAACCAGGAGCTCCCCTCCCTTCTACCCTCAAATACCCATTGGAAACCAGAGAGAAAGAGTCCAGCCCAGAGTCCCATGAGCTTATCTAATCTGTTCGTCTAATCTCTCTGGCAGTTTGAGGCTCTCAGAAGGGTGGAGGAGAAACCTTAGAACCACAGTGGAATTCTCTGAGAACCACAGTAAACACGCAATATGGACCTGGAAACACCAGAACCCCACACAAAATTCTGACCACCTTCTAATAATGCCAGACTCCACCTTTCCACGGTAAAGGGTCTCAGAGAAAGAACCACAAAAACCAGGCACAAGCACCACCTATCAAACCAACTaccagccaaaaacaaaacaagacaaaaaaaaaaaaacaacacaagcCAAACCAAAACTTTATGCtatgaaaacaagaaataaaataaggagaTTTATAGGCCGGCTGATTGTCAGCAAACACAATATATTTACTGTATTAGCATTTGCTCACAGTGCAAATGGTACAACATGACACCATTTCAATATTTcggtttttaaaaatgctgttttcatTAACTATATTATATTGGCATAACAATGTGACAAAGGAGCAAATGAAATGTTGGTGAAGAATTTCACCTTTTCACAATATCAagcatatttttttaaccttagtATAAGGTACTATAAatccaagaaataaaaacatccaCAAAATATATTACATCTGGTTTGTCTTTTTCTAAGTACTCAACTTTATACAAAAGTCTTTCAAAAAATATCATTCCCCATAGGTTTTCCTGTttaaaacctgatttttttttctctcagttcacATAAGTTAGAgtgcattttctctctttttttttctcttaaaacatGCAGACATATAAAAAATCTGGATAGCACAACCTTTTGGCAACAAAGTCATTTTTCTCTTAGTTTAGCTTAAATGTCTGAGAacagttttattaaaacaaaggaaaactcaGAATTATCATGCAGTGACATGCATAGATCAGAAGgagcaaggaaaaaatattaaagggtATCTGATTCCTCCTTCCAGCTTTGAAGTGaccaaaatttttgtttttttttaaataatcatcacATTATAAAAAGTATTCAGCAAAATACTGTCTCTGCAAAGAAAGATTTTACCCTTCAGCTGAAAAAATATGGGCCCTCCTGGCAAACTTCATCCACTTCTCTCTTCTTCTACAAAAAATCCAAGTACCTGGAAATCCACAATCCTCTTGCTctatgattttttccccctttcactAGATTCCTTTTAGTATTATTTATCCACCACCAAAAAAACCGgtgcttttttcttaaaaaaaaaaaaaaaagtgggaaacgCATAAAGTGACTTTAAAAACAGACATTCTGTAAACTCCAGACCTGTCTTCCTTCTCTCTGGGCAGCTTACTGACCCCAGGAGAAATAACGCTAACAGGGAACAGTACATTCAGGCAAGACTGCACTGGAAGCTGTGTCTCAGGCCAGCTTCCCTACTACTCCACATCCAAATAGTTCCCCCTGTGcggaggaggctggggaggagggggtgccTGAGAAGAGGTGAGGTAGGGCAGGGAGAAGGTGAGACTGGGGTATGGAAGAGATGTGCCTCATTCATCAACATGGATTAATGCAGACATCCCCATAACTTGAGGAAAATTTGGACACTgatgtgtgtctatgtgtttctatggatgcatatatacatactcacatacacatacacacataggcAGATACAGTCTCATTGGTtcctttttttcataaaaaataaatcgTTTAAAGCTGTATATGCCTATAAGTTCTCTTTATTCCGGTGCACTGCACTGGATTGCCAAGTACCTTAGAGATTTAATTTTGCTAGAAATACATACTGTGTGcaggtcatatatatatatgtgtgtgtgtatatatatatgtgtgtgtgaacacacacacatatttatacacatccatacatacacacatgccatTTACCTAAATTTGAATTCTACCTGTTGTATGGATGatgacaaagggaaaaaaaaaaggctgcattCCAATCAATGGTGGGAAGAGAAATGGGTACGTGagtgagagaaaacaaaaagatggcGAAATGGGGTGGCTGGTTGAGGCCTGCCTTTTTGGAAAAAAGATTTGGAAAGAGATGGTAAAAGGCTTAGAGGGGAAAGGCGGGGGAAGGCAgagagcaaactcagagagatttttaaaaagtggggctGAGGAAACACATTTCTAAAAAGGCAGGTTCAAGGATGGCTGCTCCTTCTCCCCGCAGATCAAACTGCCCTGAGGCCTTGAGAGGGAAGCGCTCGGAAAAGGAGGGATTCTGAGGGGCCAAACCCTAAGCGGCGGTAGCAGCACCGCGGCGGCGGCATCCGAGGCATTTCTGTAAGAAACATTATTTCTGAGCAGATGGAAGACCGTCTCGTCCCGCCACGCGCAGGCCCCCAGGCTGGGACGTTTCCCTAGCGGCCCGGGGACCCGAAGTGGGGAAGAGTTTAGGGTGGACACAGCCCAGTTCAGCTCAAGAGTCTCACACAcacgcgtgcgcgcgcgcgcacacacacagaaacacacacacgcacacataacacatacacacacgcgaGCACGCACACTCGCGCGCATCCCCGCACGCAGGCGCGCGTGCGTGCGGCGGGCAGCAAGCTCTGCGCTTTGGTGCGCTCCTTACCCCCTCCCCCTCTCGGGTCTTCGAGGGGGAATCGAGGGACACGTGGGGGGAACCGTGAGGTGCTTGGGTCCGGCGAGGCTTGGGCTGACCCCGCCTTCAGTCCCCGGCAGGTCCTTGGCCCGGCCCGGCGGCCCCTGGATCAAGACGATCCGAACTGAACAAAGCGGGCTAGACGCCACCTTTCCGCCCCCACGCCTTGGCTAAGGGGTGGGCAGCGAGGGGAAGGCGCCTCTTGCCCTGGCCCCCGACCGTCGGCCAATGTGAAAGGGTGGAGACGGGGGACAGCGAAGGGAAACAAGGGGCCTTACGTCCATGGAGAGGCCAGGGCGCGGCCCCTGCGCCTCCGTAGCTAGCTTTTCGGCTGCGCATTCAGGCGAGCAACCGGGAGACACTGAAGGGGAAAAGTGGGATCTGGGGGCCCGAGCCTCAGGCGCAGGTGGTGACCACAGGGGCCAGGGACACCGGGGCCGCCGAGGACGCAGAAGGCGCACCCCCCTTCTccgccttcttctccttttgcttgaGGTGGATCTTGGCGTGGCGCTTGCGCTCGTCGCTGCGCGCAAACTTGCGCCCGCAGAACTCGCAGGCAAAGGGCTTCTCGCCCGTATGCGTGCGGATGTGAGTGGTAAGGTGGTCGCTGCGGCTGAAGCTCCGCATGCAGATCCTGCACTGGAAGGGCTTGTGGCCCGTGTGGATGCGCAGATGCCGGGTCAGCTCGTCCGAGCGGCTGAAGCGGCGGTCGCAGCCCTCCGCCGGGCACGCGTGTGGCCGCTCGTGGAGAGGGGTCTTGCTAGGTCGGTTGGGGTACTTGCGAGGCCGTATGGGCTTGAGCGTGAGCGGCGGCTGGGGCAGGCTGCCAAAGCCCGGGTGGATCTGCTTGTCTTTGAATGCCTTGATGGTCTCCAGCGGGGTAATAGGGGGCGGGTTGACCCGGATGGGGTCCATGCCCTGGAAGGGCTTGTGCTCCGGCATGGAGCCCATGTCGTTGGGGTGGTGGTATAGATTGTAGTCGGGAATCATGGGGAAGAGGTTGCTGTCCAAGGCCGGTTTGGCCGATTGGTAATCCTGGGGAGAATAGGCGAGCCCGGGGTTGCCTTGGGGGTCGTGGAAAGACACAGGCTCCGAGTAGAGATCACTGCAGTTAGAATAAGGGGGCAGCGCCGGATACATGGCCTCCACGTCCCCCTGAGGCGGCTGCACCATGCTGGCCGTGGAGGTCTGCGTGCTGAGTGCCCCAGAGGCCGGGGGCACCCCCAAAATGCCGGCGCTCATGAGGCTAATGATGTTGTCCTGGCACCAGTTGGAAGGGGAGTCGAAGGCGAACTTTCCCAAGTAGGTCACGGTCTTGTTGCCGGGGGCTGGCTGGAAGGAGCCCGAATATGAGAGTTCCGGGTTGGGCTTCTCGTTGGTCAGACCGATGTCCATCACATTCTCTGCGGAGAgcgggggagagaggggaggggtgagTGAAGCCGAGTCGGCTCCCGGGCCGGGGCGCCCAGGTCCTTGCCCAGGTGTGGAGGGTGCGGCCGCGTGGAGTGCGCAGAGGATGGGATAAGAGGAAAGAAAGCTGCGCCCAGCGCAAAGCGGGCGGTGCCGCGCTCCCGGGCGCAACCTGGATACAGCAAAATACTACGGATCGGGGTGTGGAGTGGCTGCTGCACACACACCGCACACGCCGTACACACACACTCCcgtaccacacacacacacacacacacacacacacacacacacacacaggcgcgAGAGCGAGAAGCATTGTTGTTATTCCCGAGGTGGGGCGGGCAGGTAGCTGCAGCTACAGGTAGTTTCAGACCCGGAGCGCGCCGGGCTCTCGCTCTCCAGCGCACAGAACTCGGCCCTCTTCCCCTAGCCCTGTCCGCGCCGGACCCCGCGCATTTCCTGCCCCGACGAAGCCCCCTGTGCGCACCGCGCCCGGGTAGCTGACCCGGAGCGCTCCGTCGCTTTGTCCTCGGCGCGTAGAGGGGTGCTGCCCGCAAAGGGAGCTCTCCCgccgcctcccccagccccagcctcctccGGGCCTGAAGGAGCTTTCGGCTCCTGCTGGAGGGGGAAAGCCTAGCCTCAGCTTAGCGAGAGTGGAGGGCGGCGGAAAACCGGCCGGTGTCTCCATGGCGGGAGTGGCCGCTCTTCCCAAGCTCCTTGGTCCGGGGATCGCCCCCCGTGGCAGCCCCCGGGCGGGTGGATCCCCACCTTCTCCCCTCCCCGCCGTCCCCACACCCCCACGGCTTTGCTGAACGCCCTGGAAAGGCAGCGTCGCAGTACCTCTCCCACCGCGGGGACTCCACGCCGCACATGGCTCCATCCCGGGTGGGAGGCTGAGGGAGTAAGGGGGGAGAGCGCGGGTGAAAAGGGACGTTGGGCTCCTCCCGGGAAAGGGGGCGATGGCACTACGCCTTGCGCGCAGCCCGGCGATCGCGCCCCCTAAGTGGAGAACCCCAGAGCCGCTCGCACCTACCTCCCTTCGGTCGGCGGCTGCCCCCACCCGGAAGAATCGAAGCCTCTACCGTGGCGTCGCCAACCGAGCCTTCCCGATCGGGGAGGGCGGGAGGAGTGGGTGGGAAAAGCAACTCGCCCCCCGGAAAATTCCCAGCGCGCGGCCACCCCCCCcccatctctccatccatccatccatctatccatccgtAGCTAGCttgttccctcctcctcttcctctctccctttccttcctcgCTGCCTCGCCGCCTCCCCGCCGCCCTTACCTGTAGCCATCTGATTGTAATGGGCTACCGAGTCGCTGCTGCCAGAAAAGAGGTTGAGCGCGCTGGGGATCTCCTCGGGGTACAGATTATCAGGCAGTTGGTTTAGCAAACTGCTCATGGTCACCGGCAGCTTCTCGGCGAGTTTGCCGGTCATAGCACTCCcgagctgccgccgccgccgccgccgctcgcTCCTAACGCAGCTTCCAGGCAAGCGGCATCCGAGAGGCGATCGGTGGTGCAGGGGAAAAGCATGCGAGAGGGAAAgttcggggggaggggggagggaagaggggaaggggtgggccTGGGGAAGGGATCTTCTCTTTtttgaggggtgggtgggggagagggcaAAGGGTGGGTAATCCTCTTGGATGCCTCAGCTGGCGCCGTGGTAGGAGGCTGggtcgtggtggtggtggtgggggggcgtGTGCGCgaggtgggtgggggctgggttgggg
This portion of the Bubalus bubalis isolate 160015118507 breed Murrah chromosome 3, NDDB_SH_1, whole genome shotgun sequence genome encodes:
- the EGR3 gene encoding early growth response protein 3 isoform X2 codes for the protein MTGKLAEKLPVTMSSLLNQLPDNLYPEEIPSALNLFSGSSDSVAHYNQMATENVMDIGLTNEKPNPELSYSGSFQPAPGNKTVTYLGKFAFDSPSNWCQDNIISLMSAGILGVPPASGALSTQTSTASMVQPPQGDVEAMYPALPPYSNCSDLYSEPVSFHDPQGNPGLAYSPQDYQSAKPALDSNLFPMIPDYNLYHHPNDMGSMPEHKPFQGMDPIRVNPPPITPLETIKAFKDKQIHPGFGSLPQPPLTLKPIRPRKYPNRPSKTPLHERPHACPAEGCDRRFSRSDELTRHLRIHTGHKPFQCRICMRSFSRSDHLTTHIRTHTGEKPFACEFCGRKFARSDERKRHAKIHLKQKEKKAEKGGAPSASSAAPVSLAPVVTTCA
- the EGR3 gene encoding early growth response protein 3 isoform X3; this encodes MEPCAAWSPRGGRENVMDIGLTNEKPNPELSYSGSFQPAPGNKTVTYLGKFAFDSPSNWCQDNIISLMSAGILGVPPASGALSTQTSTASMVQPPQGDVEAMYPALPPYSNCSDLYSEPVSFHDPQGNPGLAYSPQDYQSAKPALDSNLFPMIPDYNLYHHPNDMGSMPEHKPFQGMDPIRVNPPPITPLETIKAFKDKQIHPGFGSLPQPPLTLKPIRPRKYPNRPSKTPLHERPHACPAEGCDRRFSRSDELTRHLRIHTGHKPFQCRICMRSFSRSDHLTTHIRTHTGEKPFACEFCGRKFARSDERKRHAKIHLKQKEKKAEKGGAPSASSAAPVSLAPVVTTCA
- the EGR3 gene encoding early growth response protein 3 isoform X1 — encoded protein: MDGEMGGGWPRAGNFPGGELLFPPTPPALPDREGSVGDATVEASILPGGGSRRPKGENVMDIGLTNEKPNPELSYSGSFQPAPGNKTVTYLGKFAFDSPSNWCQDNIISLMSAGILGVPPASGALSTQTSTASMVQPPQGDVEAMYPALPPYSNCSDLYSEPVSFHDPQGNPGLAYSPQDYQSAKPALDSNLFPMIPDYNLYHHPNDMGSMPEHKPFQGMDPIRVNPPPITPLETIKAFKDKQIHPGFGSLPQPPLTLKPIRPRKYPNRPSKTPLHERPHACPAEGCDRRFSRSDELTRHLRIHTGHKPFQCRICMRSFSRSDHLTTHIRTHTGEKPFACEFCGRKFARSDERKRHAKIHLKQKEKKAEKGGAPSASSAAPVSLAPVVTTCA
- the EGR3 gene encoding early growth response protein 3 isoform X4; this encodes MDIGLTNEKPNPELSYSGSFQPAPGNKTVTYLGKFAFDSPSNWCQDNIISLMSAGILGVPPASGALSTQTSTASMVQPPQGDVEAMYPALPPYSNCSDLYSEPVSFHDPQGNPGLAYSPQDYQSAKPALDSNLFPMIPDYNLYHHPNDMGSMPEHKPFQGMDPIRVNPPPITPLETIKAFKDKQIHPGFGSLPQPPLTLKPIRPRKYPNRPSKTPLHERPHACPAEGCDRRFSRSDELTRHLRIHTGHKPFQCRICMRSFSRSDHLTTHIRTHTGEKPFACEFCGRKFARSDERKRHAKIHLKQKEKKAEKGGAPSASSAAPVSLAPVVTTCA